One genomic window of Salvelinus alpinus chromosome 9, SLU_Salpinus.1, whole genome shotgun sequence includes the following:
- the olfm4.1 gene encoding LOW QUALITY PROTEIN: olfactomedin-4 (The sequence of the model RefSeq protein was modified relative to this genomic sequence to represent the inferred CDS: inserted 1 base in 1 codon; deleted 1 base in 1 codon; substituted 1 base at 1 genomic stop codon): protein MISPLFVLALLRTTLAFGPVGLWSERNGMEDGGGKCSCEAFLPGSTFPLGELVLLEETAVQINHKLEMEMSKFETYESKLTVYAERIVNLTVLVELMEKNPDAYSEAYMQEVKVQIKQLEALVQELLGSIQTSTTVFESLHQQISFMVVIVTKLERYDKNLVLVTCREFINIQLKLEECEKRRNEIFNPNIXDYFYGSCEPGGITRVSKPIVSQLNPHXAGFKWGGWGKDSKPVHGSESQYWYSGYSGASIVDMRFYSSYKNLSLRTPFKHQSLSSSWYGTGNNFIVCDNTLYYQLNNPFSMAKLNFTAMKYEYRVIAKARTRLSYSHSPNLNLDFAADENGLKVTYATEESKGKMVIAKIHEPSFGIEELWETSVYKPSVSNAIMVCGVFYAVRTVDIHYEEIFYSYDTKIKQESYMSIPFEWFQDKYVNLDYNPTDQKLYMYNDGYYVNYHLWFDNQATVNTTHPLVR from the exons ATGATTTCCCCTCTgtttgtcttagctctcctgagAACCACCTTGGCCTTTGGG CCTGTAGGCCTGTGGAGTGAGAGGAatgggatggaggatggaggggggaaGTGCTCCTGTGAGGCCTTCCTGCCCGGCTCCACCTTCCCATTGGGAGAGCTGGTCCTCCTAGAAGAGACGGCTGTGCAGATCAACCACAAGCTGGAGATGGAAATGAGCAAG TTTGAGACATATGAGAGCAAGCTGACAGTGTATGCAGAGAGGATAGTGAACCTGACAGTACTGGTGGAGCTGATGGAGAAGAACCCTGATGCGTACAGTGAGGCCTACATGCAGGAGGTGAAGGTGCAGATCAAACAGTTGGAGGCTCTGGTACAGGAGCTCCTGGGCTCCATACAAACCTCCACTACCGTCTTTGAGTCTCTGCACCAGCAG ATCTCCTTCATGGTGGTGATCGTGACCAAGCTGGAGAGATACGATAAGAACCTGGTGTTGGTGACCTGTCGTGagtttatcaacatacagctCAAACTGGAGGAGTGTGAGAAGCGCCGAAATGAGATCTTCAACCCCAACATCTAAGACTACTTTTATG GGTCCTGTGAGCCCGGAGGTATAACCAGAGTCAGCAAGCCCATTGTCAGTCAACTGAATCCCC TTGCTGGCTTCAAATGGGGAGGCTGGGGGAAAGATTCTAAGCCTGTGCATGGTTCTGAATCTCAATACTGGTACTCTGGGTATAGTGGTGCCTCAATTGTTGACATGAGATTTTACAGTAGCTACAAAAATCTTAGTTTGAGAACTCCATTTAAACACCAAAGCTTGTCAAGTAGCTGGTATGGAACTGGTAACAACTTCATTGTTTGTGATAACACCCTGTATTATCAATTGAACAATCCATTTAGCATGGCCAAACTGAATTTTACTGCTATGAAATATGAGTACCGGGTCATTGCAAAGGCTAGGACCAGATTATCGTACAGTCACTCACCCAATCTGAATCTAGACTTTGCTGCTGATGAGAATGGGCTG AAAGTGACCTATGCTACAGAGGAATCCAAGGGTAAAATGGTCATTGCTAAAATTCATGAGCCATCATTTGGTATAGAGGAGTTGTGGGAAACCAGTGTGTACAAACCATCTGTGAGCAATGCCATCATGGTGTGTGGGGTCTTCTATGCTGTCAGAACAGTTGACATTCACTATGAGGAAATATTTTATTCTTATGACACCAAGATAAAACAAGAGAGCTACATGAGTATTCCATTTGAGTGGTTCCAGGACAAGTATGTCAACCTGGACTACAACCCCACTGATCAGAAACTCTACATGTACAACGATGGCTACTATGTCAACTATCATCTCTGGTTTGACAACCAGGCCACTGTAAACACAACACACCCCTTGGTCAGATAA